The Trichoderma breve strain T069 chromosome 2, whole genome shotgun sequence DNA segment ATGGGCGTATAATCTGCCATTCTCTTTGCAGTGGATTTGGCCTGTCATACTTGTTGTCGGCCTCATATTTTGTCCTGAGTCACCATGGTGGCTGGTTAGGACAGGTCGtctcgaagaagcagagaaagcCTTGAAACGTCTAACAAGTGGCGAAGGAACTCATGAGGCCGTCGCTCTGATGGTTCGAACGAccgaagaggaaaaggcaCTCGGTGGTTCCTCTTATCGGGACTGTTTCAAAGGGTCAAATCTTCGACGTACTGAAATCGCATTCGCTGTCTGGAGCATTCAAGCATTTTCGGGCTTGCCTATGTCGGCTTACAACACCTACTTCTTCGAACAAGCAGGTCTGTCGGATTCCAGTGCCTTCAGTATGAGCATTGGCAACTCCTGCATGGGAATAGCAGGAACAATACTGTCCTGGTTCCTCCTAACTTGGTTCGGTCGCCGTACCATCTTTATTGGTGGTCTCGTAACCATGTGTTTCATCCTTTTCATCATCGGCTTTGTGTCACTGGCGCCCTCGTCCAACGATAGTGCGTCATGGGCGCAAGCTGTGATGTTGCTGATTTGGGTCTTCACCTACGACTTATCTGTCGGCCCGGTTGCTTGGTGCGTTGCTAGTGAGGTCTCAGCAACACAAACACGTGCAAAGACAATTGCCGTTGGTCGTACGGGCTCTtatatcatcaacatcatcttcaacgttGCCACACCCTACATGCTGAACCCCACGGCAGCTAATTGGAAGGGTAAGacaggcttcttcttcggcggGACATGCGCCCTTTCTCTTGTTTGGACTTTCTTCCGTCTCCCAGAGTTCAAAGGCAGAACATATGAGGAGCTTAACATTCTCTTCTGGAAGGAAGTGCCGGCTAGAAAGTTCAAGAGTACAAGCGTCGACGCTTATAGCGAGGAGTCCAGCAATGCTCCGGCTATTGAAGAGGTgacagcagccaagcagacTTGACCCTCGCTATCATGGACAATAAGTTCAGCTAGATAGTGAACTTAACTCCCCAGACAATATTTGAATTGGACATTCATAATTTCATTTTAATTAATGATTACACTGCATTTTGCTTGACGTTTGGCTGTTGCTAGTAGCATGTTACTTGTATTCGAACCATCATATTGTTTGATGTTCTTGGTGTTGCATGTTTACTGTCTACATGTATcattgccttcttcgccttcttctgtGTCTCCCCGTACGTGTCTGACAGTAATGGCAAAGTTTCATGTCCTGTGAAATTATCTCAGTATCGAAAATAACCAAGGTATATATCTATATCAACCACCCCTAGTAACCTGACCCCTCCTCGTCTCTTCACCA contains these protein-coding regions:
- a CDS encoding sugar transporter domain-containing protein, producing the protein MASSSADLPHQVEQSIHSANSKEPGKSDVSQIDNDGYGSFAKDVFHDAKAATEAEHMTTPLQAFKKYPKAVAWSILVTMAVVMDGYDESLIKSLFAQKAFRKRFGQPTPAGGYQLTAAWQAGMANASVIGIMIGMCFNGYVRERFGMRKTMLAACVVLTGLIFILVFAQSVAMLLVGELLCGICWGIFHATAPIYASEVCPTVLRGYLTTFINFGAVFGHLIAAIVLNATQSMTGRWAYNLPFSLQWIWPVILVVGLIFCPESPWWLVRTGRLEEAEKALKRLTSGEGTHEAVALMVRTTEEEKALGGSSYRDCFKGSNLRRTEIAFAVWSIQAFSGLPMSAYNTYFFEQAGLSDSSAFSMSIGNSCMGIAGTILSWFLLTWFGRRTIFIGGLVTMCFILFIIGFVSLAPSSNDSASWAQAVMLLIWVFTYDLSVGPVAWCVASEVSATQTRAKTIAVGRTGSYIINIIFNVATPYMLNPTAANWKGKTGFFFGGTCALSLVWTFFRLPEFKGRTYEELNILFWKEVPARKFKSTSVDAYSEESSNAPAIEEVTAAKQT